From Scatophagus argus isolate fScaArg1 chromosome 2, fScaArg1.pri, whole genome shotgun sequence:
AGCATATTTTCTGTTACTTGTTGTTcattgtgttgttattttgctgtttctgctgccGCTTGAACGTGTAATTTAATGAAGGAAAGAGTCGAGattatgttttattctgtttattgatAGTTTATTAATGCAGTGTTGTTATGATGTTAGTTTGGCTCCTGTACAGGTGTGTTTCAATGTTGGCATGACAGCCCGACAATCCTGTCCAACAGCTTCAGCGGATTTCGGCTGACGGAAACTGTGTCCAGTCTCACCTGAACACCTGAACACCTGCAGCACCTGCAGCACCTGCAGCACGAATCACGAGCTTCATCAGCGTGCAGCcatgaaaactgttttgtttctctgtacTTTACAATTCACTGTAACGATTACGGGTGAGTTTCTTTAGTGTTTCATGTACTTCTCAGATAACACATaattctgtttatgtgtttgtttgtttgtttgtttggaggggggagggtgtTTAGTTCCGTGTCAGGGCACGTCTACATCCCTCTGACGTGGGTCCCACCGATCAGCTGTTGTATCGATGACACTGATCGGTTTGTGCTGCTGATGCCACGCTGTGAAGTGGGAATGTTACACGAGTGGCATCGGGGGGAAAAGGAGGCCACTGGAAGGGTTCAACGGACACGTTTCCCTCGTGACTGAAACACACGAGGCACAACATGCTGACTGGGGACAGAGCCGGACCAGCTGGTCCCCTCTGGTTCCAGGACCCTTCTGTCTGACTTGATGTTTTCTGAAACcatcttgtcatttttaacagaaatacGAGACAAACCAGACGAGACAGAGACAACAACGCGTCTTCCGGGAGAAGGTAAATATGTGACCTGACAACAGCATTGAttggggtgagagagagagagactcacacacacgcacgcacacacacacacacacacacacacacacacacacacacacacgcacgcacaggtGCATAGACTGAGATGCATAACAGCAGTACTGGAATGACAGTGTTGTATACTGGGTAGTGATGGTGTGAAGGTGTTGAAGAGATCTCTGCTGACACCATTTTGCTTCTATAAAAAGTTTATTACAagaagctcagcatcaaatCCAGCACCTGCTGTGAGAGGATCCCAGCCAGTATGGCTCACTCTGCTGAAACATCTCTATTTGTCTGCTTATGTAGTTTAGTTCACATGAAACGAGGAGGATAACATCTGGAAATTAACCAAAGACCTTTccaagacacagagagaggggcAGAAAGACCATCTTCCTGTACCATATATCACTGAGGGGCCCCAGGAAACCATCATTCCTACTAATCACCAGGTCCCAGGATGACACCAATCATACCAATCTTCAGACACTACAgcaatgacagtattaacaacaataacagtgacagcaacaaaaataacacagaaatataacagCTGTTAGTTAGTGACACACGACatgagagttagaggaggagagagaagctcagtgcatcatgggagatcccccggCAGTCTCAGCCCATAGCAGCATAACCAGGACCTGAGAGTTGTGAAGCTGAGCTGACAGTGCAGATAAAGTGTTTGAAAACATCAGTTGTTATTTGGAGGCTTTCAAACCGtctgaccttttctgtttcctcaggaGGGCCTCGAGTCATGTGTCCGACTGAGCAAGTCAGGGCAACAGAGGGTGAGAACGCAACTCTTCCTTGTCATCTGGATCAATGGATCGACTTGTCTAAAGGCGCAGAATGGAGCAAACTCGACCCCAAGGAAACCGTCCACGTCTATCGATCCAAAGGCAAAGCTCTTGGTCCACAGAGTCCACAATACAAAGACAGGACGACTCTGAACCACGAGGGCCTGAAGACAGGAAACCTGGCGCTGCACATCTCCTCAGTGAAGCAGTCTGACAACGGGACGTACAGATGTTTAATCCTAGAGGGGAAAAAGTCCTGTACTGTTGACCTTCTCATCGGTGAGCAGTCAGAAGCTAATTCTGTGTAGTTCACATGTCAGAAATCAAAAAGGTGCAGCTGACGTGTCTCTGCATGTTAGGATGATAATGAAATGACTTGTAAAAAACATAATgtgactttctgtctctgagtgtcatcttgtcattttaaacagaaacaccaAGTCAGTTGGGTGagacaaatacaacaacatCTGCTTCAGCAGAAGGTAAATGTCTTTGTAGTCTGGGAAACTGaagtgtctttctttctccctgagTTAAACATAATCTGACTGTCTGAACGTTCACTGTGAGCGTTTCATCTGCACACACTTAGCATCTTCTCTGATATTCCTTCAGACGGTCGGAACCACCGGGCTGCCATTGCTGTTAGCATCTTCATTGCTGTCGcccccgtcctcctcctcctcctcctcctcgtccttgTTCTTCTGGTACGGAACAGAGCAAAAATCTGTAAGTACAAGCTCCTGCTCcacagctttttatttccaACATTTAATGTCCTGAGCAGTGAAAACAGGGACAGGAAAAAGAACTGAAAGGATTAAAAGTTGTACTCTGACATATTACATCATTAGACAAAGTGTTAGTATGAACCTTCACTGTGAACAgtgaacttcctgtttcccCCAGTGAAGGCAGGAAGTGAGGACACAGACTGACATAATTTTTCATGAGGCAGAAAAAGAGTTTGTGTACTATACTTTAATTCTTTGCTTCTGTGGTTAAATACCCTTTAATCAGTGTCACAAACTGCTTTTCTTCCCCTCAGGGGATCGTGTGAAGAGGGTCTGCAGAAGGAAGAAACCAGAAGCAGAGACGGATGGATCTGCTTCTGAAATGAAGAAGCTGAACAGAGCAGCTGAGGGGGACGAGGACCACGACAGGCAGGAAGAAAACGGAGACGTCGTCTGAGGGGTGAAGTGATGGTCGACAGTCAGCTGCAGGACACGCCGCCtccacctgtttgtgtgttgactGGGCCGACAACCATTAAACCTCCACACGCATCTGCTGGACCTCAGACACcaaacaacatgaaagctgCTGCTCATCATTcagcgttaatctggacaatccaactcccacctgcactacatgtaaatactgcacattgtcacatttttaatttcattatttttataaggtttctattttataacatttaatgtgaaaaaattgctccccccctccattagccggctgatgtgcccttgagcaaagcacttaaccccccaatatgctccccgggcttgatgctgcccactgctcctgtgtgtgtttcactgcatgtaatttgccgggtgttgcatgtgtgtgttcaactaaggatgcagaagacaaattcagtgtgtgtatgttaaaatatatatactgtcaataaagctgattcttcttcttaattttactcattctattttacttacctattttttggtcACTGCACAATGTGCCGTGTGTGAtcgtgtgtgtgacaaataaacctatcttgtatcttgtatatATAAATGCCCCCCTCAGGTGGTATcctggggcagtcgtggatcagcggttagggtgtcggacccgtaaccggtgggtcgctggttcgattccccgtaccggtgtccatggctgaggtacccttgagcaaggtacctaacccccactgctccccgggcgctgcacgcggtcgcccactgccccgggtttgctgtgtgtgtgtgcacgtcacttgggtgggttaaatgcagagaacaaatttcgttggagtgagttccctccaatgacaaaatatgtcactttcactttcatccaTCTGTCTTATATGTCCAGGTTTCtgagatttcattttcttttaattacagTACTGTGCAGTACAGTACTAAATGATTAGCAAAAGATATGAAGTTTCCCCTGTAACTCTGCATCTTAACTTTAATGTGTGAACGCTGCTTTAGGTCACCTTCCAACATGGAGGACGGCTGATTTTCTCCCATGAGCCTGTGGGGCTCTTCCCTCAGACCAAACATCTGGAACATAGCTGTTGTGACAACGTTGAAACAAAATAACACGTTTTCATTACATTCTAAACATCCCaacatttccttttgttttctgaagcaggatggtggttagcactgaggtctcacagccagagggttttaggtttgaatcccagtctgggcccttctgcgcagagtttgcatgttctccctgttttctctgggtactcggacttcctcccacaatcccgGAAACATGCACGTTAGATTTCATTGGCTGGTGTGACGCACGGTGTCGTGTtgaaaatgtatggatggatgttttaagTAAATCATTACTTAAGTTAATTATAACAACAGTGAACAGTACCGAAATTAAACTCACATCCTCAGTCATGTCGTCCACTAACACActaacataaacaacatattATGACAGACATTTTGTAGAAACAGTCGTATTTTAAATGGAGTCTGGCACAAACAGCTCGACACGTTAAACGCTGACGTAGCAAAACAACACCGACGTTCCCGGGAAAACCATATTCCGCCAAAAGTGTTCTATTGAGTCTCCCGCCACTGGCCTGCCGGCTTGTTAAGACTGACGTAACGTCCGCCTGTGACGCTCAGCCAATGAGCTGTTGCTGTCAGCTGGAGTGGACCAATCAGAGTGCAGCGGCGGGAAACACAGCTGATCGAGGAGGAGCCGGAGGAGATTTGGCGCTAGTTAGAAGTCAGAGTGCGGAAGAAGACGGACTGAAAGGGACGCCGAGAGGACCTCAGGACGATAAAACACCCGACCAGAGCCGAGAAGACgtcttttatcttgtttttaGAAAGGTACGTTCCTCACCAACACGATCATTTTAGTGTTAAGACGAGAAGTCGATTGTTCATTGTAGCCGGAAGAcgatttcttcttcttcttctactactcTGCAGTGCAGTTTGGTTTGCTAGTTTATCGCCTGACTTATCAGGGCGCGCGTCTTTCTCACGCTGTGTATGGACAAATCTTTTCTACAGAATGGTTTTCATGTCGCTCCACGATGTGTTTTTGGTTAGACTTGAGTCATACTCGTGTCGACATGGAGGTATTTAATGACGACCGTCTCCGTGTGGTCCTCCGCTCTCTTGGCGCCATTTAGCCGCAGCGCCGCTTTGTCGCTGCTGTAAAGATGACCGCGCTGAGCGGCTGCTTTAGCGAGCTTTCAGCGCGTTACGCTTACTGTGGTGAGGGGCGTTTTACGATGTTAGGCTCATCTGATGGGTAACATTACGTTTCATCGACGGTAAGGAACCACAACGACCTTCAGTTCACTGAAACTTTATTGAATTTTCATTGACACGAATGAACAGACACACGTGGATGTTGGTTAAATGTGTGAAGCTAAAGAGCTGAAAAACCtatgatttaaaaacagaatgtagTGTTGCATATGCAGTTTGAAGACAGTTTCTTCCCAGACGTGAAGAAATTGGAATGACGTAAAGTATGAATGATGTTGGGCTGTAGAATGTAGTAAATAAGTTTTTATTGCTGCCCGTCCTCTTCGATCCATCAGGGTTTAATGTTAGCAGGCCTGAGTTTCAGGTTTTTATGTAGCACCAACATTCACAGCAGGATTTATGCAATTCTGATTTAAAACCAGTAAACCACCAGACTCATGATGCATCTCACCCGTATGTTTCAGGTCCAACCCAGAATGCCCAGCACGCGCTCTCAGGGCCGGGCTCAGCCCACGCTGTCGTTCCCTCGCCGCAAATCCTGCAGAGTTTCCTCGCGTTCCAAGACACCACAGCTGGAGAAACCTCCCGCTCCATCACCCACCAAACCTGAGCTGCAGCCCGTCGAGCAGACCCTGACCCGGATCGGGCCGCTCTCTCCGAGACGCCCTGCTTACCAGCCCTGCTCTCTCTCGCCCAGACATCCTGCTgcacctccctcctcccccgGCGTCCAGCCACGGCTTCCGCTCAGCCCCCGCAAACGCACAGGTGAGAGACTCCTGCAGGACGGGAACACGTCCCTGAAGTCTTGAAACCTGTTCTCCTGTCATGATGTCTTATGCGAgttcctcatcttcatcatcttcacttGGAAAATTAAACACTTCTGTATTTTATCTGCCAAGGGGACGACAACGGCTGTAACCTCAGCGCCGGCCTGCTGGGTTCGCCGCCGAAGCAGAGCAGACCATGTCTGGCCTCCCCACGAACGCTCCGCTTTGACGAGAACTCGCCTGTCCCGGCTCGCCGACAGCTGGTCCCGTCATCGCCGAAGCAGCCCCTCTCTCCCGCCGCCCAATCGTCCCCAAGGCGACAGGAAACGCCCGCTGGAAGTCCAGCACGCCAAAACCCAGAGAAGAAGCAGCCGGTAGCGGTGCTCTTTGCAGAAAGTAAGAAGTGCTTCCAACAATTCCTCAgttaatgtaaagaaaatagGAACTAATGTGTCACAGGTATCAAGAGTCAGCACGACTGACATGACTGACTTGTCAAAAAGCTGATGGATTTGACTCATCGTCACTGTTTGACGTTTCTCCTGCAGAGTCCAGGTTTCAGTGTGTCAAGCAGGCGCTGCACACCGCCGTCCCCGAGCGGCTGCTGTCCCGGGAGGCCGAGCGGACGTCCATTCGCTCCTTCCTGGAGGAGAAGGTCCTGCAGCGCCTCCCCGGCAGCCTCTACATCTCTGGGGCCCCGGGGACGGGCAAGACGGCCTGCCTCAACTGTGTGCTGCAGGAGATGAAGGTACGTGAGCAGGTCTGTGACTGTGCTGGGTGTGGTTGGAATCGGCTGCGTGGATCCTCAGTTGTTGTCTTCTGTCGCGTCAGGCCGAGCTGTCGTCGGTGCAGACGGTGGTGGTGAACTGTATGAGTCTGCGGAGCTCCCACGCCATCTTCCCTCTGCTGGCCGACAAGCTGAGAGCGCCCGGGGGACAGACCGGACTGCAGAGGTTCCTGGTGGCCCCGGGGCCCGCTGTGTGAGTAACCTGACCTTGTTGGGTGCGATTAGCCAACTGGTTGTTTAAATGTTGTCAAACTAGTCCTTACTGGTCTGTTAAAGTTTAGATCTTTGTTGTAGAATAAAGGCTTCAGATTGGTTCttacatgcagtgttttttgGACGACGTTCAACCTTATTGGTTAAATGAGCTCACTTTTGACAGTTGATTGTTCTTATTTTGTCTAATTGTTAAGTTTAAACTTCCCCTTTGAGCTTCAGGGAAATTTCCAACAGGCTGGCGACAGAAGTTTGTAAAACCGTTAATTATAAACCGAAGCTGTGAAAGGCTTGAGGAGGACTAAATAAGACACCTTTGATCTGACCACCCGGCGTCCTCATGCATTGAAAACACTTTGGCCAAAGACGCCTTCAGTCGTGGCTGAATTGTGATGAGTAATCGAGGCTCCGCCAATCTTCCCTCCTCAGGCTTCTCGTCCTCGATGAGATGGACCAGCTGGACAGTAAAGCTCAGGACGTCCTCTACACCATCTTCGAGTGGCCGTACCTGCCGAAGTCTCGTCTCTGTCTCATCGGTGAGagcgtctctgctgctgaacCTCCGAGCTTCTGTTTCGCCTCGTGTTGTGTTGAAGTCGTTGAAGAAgaacattaaaactgaagttGTTCCTGTGACAAACCTTCACTCATGTTGTTTTGCAGGTATCGCCAACGCTCTGGATTTGACAGACCGCATTCTGCCGCGCCTGCAGGCTCGTCCTCACTGCCGCCCCCTGCTGCTCAACTTCCCTCCCTACAGCCGGCAGGAGCTCGCCGCCATCGTGCAGGACAGACTCGCTCAGGTGGGTCGACCGACTGACCGACCTGCAAGTTTGTCTTGATTTTAAATTTCCACACCTCATGATGAGACTTTTGTGTTGTCGCGTTCCTCCTGGCAGGCGTCGGCTGAAGGGATCATGGACGCCTCGGCGGTTCAGTTCTGCGCCCGGAAAGTGTCGGCGGTGTCGGGAGACGCCAGGAAAGCTCTGGACATCTGCAGGTGTGCATTTCCGCCTGTTCAGGAGGAGAAGCTCagatcagtttttctttgtgtgatgAACTGAAAACCGAACTTGACACCAGCTTGTCTTgatgaatttttttcttctcgCTGTGGATTCGTGTGATCATCTCTGCTGTGTTAGATCAAGAACTGAAGCCGTTTGACATACAATTGATTTCGTTTTCATGCTCAGGAGAGCCGTTGAGGTCGTGGAGTCTGACGAGAGGAAGAAAGGATCAGAAGAGAAACCGGAAGCTAAAGGTGAGTGCTGCTGTGACTTCGTCCTCCTGACGCTTGGTTAACGCGGCGTAAACGAGCCACAAACGCTAACTCAGACGTGTCTTGTTCTCGGGGTTCAGCGTCGCGGGTCGGCCTTCCTCAGGTGGCCCGGGTGCTGTCGGAGGTCTACGGCGACCGGATGGCGTCTCAGAGCGGCGGCTCCGATGGAGAGAGTTTCCCCCTGCAGCAGAAGCTGCTggtctgctgcctgctgctgctcacacgCAGCGGAAAGAGCAAAGAGGTCGTCCTCGGAAAGGTGAGGCGCCGACCGACAGAATCCGGTCCTGATAGAGATGTTATTGATCCCGAGGGTAATTCAAGACTTGTCCTGGAGAGccacttcatttatttgtttgtatttttattctgtggGAAGCAAAGTCTTGTCAgaatcatttttctcttccatgACTTGCAGTTAAACTAAAGATGAGTTGTGATGCTGCCACCACAATGTGTTGTAAAGCTCACATTACTTAACAAGAAGCAAACCTGTCAGTTaaaacagaagctgcagctttcttttaggtgtccagcaggtggcgccGAAGCCCACGCTGAAAAGAGTTtctaacgtgtgtgtgtgtgtgtttcagctccacGAGGTCTACAGCCGTCTGTGCGCTCAGAGGCAGGTGTGTGCCGTCGCTCAGGGCgagtgtttgtctctctgcacGCTGCTGGAGAGTCGAGGGATCTTCGCTCTGAAGAAGGCGAAGGAGGCTCGGCTCACTAAGGTACAAACGTCAGCGGCGCTCCTGTCGCTCAGCCGCATCACGGTCAGGCCTGTCGGGGCTCAGCACGCCACGTCAGGGCAGGCAGATGAAGGCTGACTCGTCTCCGGTCAGAATCGGTTTCCTGTCAGATCAGTTGGCCGCTTTGTGCTTTTACGCactgaacaaactgctgccGTGAAGCCGGATTAGTTTCAAAACTGGAGAGCAAATCAGAACCCGAACCAACATCCGCGTGACCCTGGCAGGaagttttctgtcagtttgtgtgaTTAAGTCACACGTTTCCTCCAAACGTCTTTGGTTGAGATCGGGTTTGCGGCTCGTTGTGGTTCCGGGTGTGCAGCAGTTAGTCTGAGTTTTGGTAAGCTCAGGTTAGCGGCCCCGCGGAGCCTCGGTGTTGTTGATGTTTCAGGGTTTTGATTGGCTGTTGCCTGGTCGCTGTGATGTGACGTATGAATGTTTATCCGTCCCTGCAGGTGTTCCTGAAGATCGAGGAGAAGGACGTGGAAAACGCCCTGAAGGACCGGACTCTGCTGGGCAGCATCCTGGCTGCAGGGCTGCCCTCATGACcgcgtttgtttgttttttgtttttttatctcacttttttttaatggactttttattctcatttttgCTGAGAATTTgcagggtttttgtttttgtttttttttgtgaaaatgttcagaaaaaagatttttttttttcctcctggtGCTGAACTGCACACATCAGCGATGAAATGAcagcatttgtttcagtttggatttgaaacgtttgtgttttttatgctGTAAATAAACGTGTACAGACATTTTAATCAGCTGTCAGTGAGGTTTTTGGTGCAGAGAAACGACAAACCCAGCAGGTTCGCTTTGACCTTCAAACCTCAAAAGCTTCTCAGATCTGACAGGTAAACCACCTGAATTCAGTCAGATCGTGTCATTAAATTATGAGATTTAATTCCACAGAcgagacacaaacaaactatTCAAATATGATTTATTCACAGCAAAGTGGGTGAAAGTAGAagttaaaatagaaatacagtGAGCCAAAACGTAAACCAGGCTGCAGATGAAGTCAGATTAAATATTCAAACGTACGGAAGGTTTCGTATCCTGCGAACGACCACACCGAGACAGCAGACGCTCGAAGACGATGCCaccgcaacacacacacgcctcacCTGTGTGGCGTCCGCTTCCTACCTGAGACACGTTTTCAGGAAGTCGCTCATGACACAAGCAGAGAGCCAGACGATCTTTCTGCAGTCCGACTGTCAGTCTGTGACTGAGTTACTGCTGCTCACCTCAGAAGCTTCTGGTCCACAGCTGCGTCCAGAACCCAAAGAGAACTTTGAAACCCAGCAGACTGAAGAAGCCCTGAACATCTGAAGGTTTGACTCCCTGATTCTTGTTCAAGgttaaattttcatttatttaaattcagaACTGtcctccaaaatgtcaaatttccAGTAATGAATCTTGATTTCTGTTCTTAAAAAGTAAGAAACTCCTAACGGAAGCTGGACTGGACCGAAGGAAAAGCGTGACGACGTTCAGCTGCTGttaaagtcaataaaaacattCTGAGTGTTTGTATGCGTTCAGTGCACACGTCCAGGACACGAGTGGACTTTAGCCCTCAGTTTGGGTCACGACGATCGACGACATCACGAGTTTACGATCTTATTTACATCAAACCATCAGAAAAAACTGGTGAAACCAAACACTTCAGATCAGACAGAAacaccaaactgaaaataaagtttgattCCAGGCGATCAGGAGGACTTTGTGGttctttgtggtcatttttatacaaacatttggatatttttttaattttaactgcaAACCAAACTGTTAAACTTGTAATCCAAAGCTTTACTAAACCACCTGACCTTCGTGATCCACATCACGACAGCATTCAGATCCTCCAGGCCCACTGAACACATCAGGTTTCTGGTTTTATGCTCCTGCTGAGTCCAGTTTTATTGCAGATGAAGCCGCTCGCCTCCACTGAGGAAAACTGTGAGGTTTTTGTATTCtggtaaaacaaatgaaatccaGCTGTCTGAGTACTTCATACTGCAGTTCTCTGAATACTGAGCTGCACTGAGTTCGTGTTAACAGGAAAGCACCACTTTAACATCAGTGTAAACCACAAGCTGCATGTCAACGTGCCAAAATAAACTCTGATTACTATAAAGCTACCACGTTTTCACTCAGAAAATACCTCCAATACTGCGTTTATCTGATAAATCTCAAGTTTCTCTGCAGTTTATTCTAATCTAAAGTCGAGTCTGTAGATCCAAAATACTCCGATATCAAAAATAGTCCAGTTTGGTCCTTTCTGTTGCCTCTGAGTCGAACACTTTGAGGTAAACTCACAGCTGCCTCTGACAAACACAACCGACAGGAGACTTAAGGGATAAAATAAAGCggcagtgtgtgtttccacGCACAGGAAATGAAATACATTCAAACGAGCTGTGATCTGGACGTGATTTCTTTAGAAAAGCTCAGAGAGTCTGAACTCCCTCTGACGTTTGTTCttcatcaaacagaaaaacccTCCGCGAGCCGTCACGCGTGGCGCCTGCGGAGTCGCTGCCGCCGAGTGAAAACACATCGCGGAAGTAACTTTGAGTGGACGACGCCATCGAGACCCAACTGacatgaagaggaaacacagtCAGGTGTTGTAGTCCCGCTGGCTGAGCTGTGGACACCGTCAGCAGGATCCAATCAGCAGAAACTAAATGAAACTTTGAATGCAACACAGGCTGCGGACGTTTTCGTCCTGACGGCAGCGACTCACTCTGAACAGACGCTAAAGCAACAGGAAAGAGCTGCCAGTCGTCCCGTCATCACGTGACGCGTCCCATAAAGTGAAGAAGTGGGCTGCTTGGACCACCAGTCGCGTTTAAGTCTCAGTCCGGGATTTGctctctgttttggtctccaccgaCTCCTGAGGCCAACATCTGGCTCTTTGTTGTCTGCTGTCTGAACAtcttcacacaaaaacactaacATAACTCAAGGAGAAAACTACGAGTCCCAGAGAGCTCCGGTGGGAGAAACGGCCAATCAGAGGTCGAGATTTATTTGACTGAAACTTATTCTCAGAAGAAACCAAATTCTTTATCAGCAGCTCTGCCCACTTCCTGACTTTATGTGACGCTGCCATCCTGCCGTCCAATGAGGGCTCGGGACGGCGAG
This genomic window contains:
- the LOC124051639 gene encoding myelin-oligodendrocyte glycoprotein-like translates to MKTVLFLCTLQFTVTITEIRDKPDETETTTRLPGEGGPRVMCPTEQVRATEGENATLPCHLDQWIDLSKGAEWSKLDPKETVHVYRSKGKALGPQSPQYKDRTTLNHEGLKTGNLALHISSVKQSDNGTYRCLILEGKKSCTVDLLIETPSQLGETNTTTSASAEDGRNHRAAIAVSIFIAVAPVLLLLLLLVLVLLVRNRAKIWDRVKRVCRRKKPEAETDGSASEMKKLNRAAEGDEDHDRQEENGDVV
- the cdc6 gene encoding cell division control protein 6 homolog isoform X2: MPSTRSQGRAQPTLSFPRRKSCRVSSRSKTPQLEKPPAPSPTKPELQPVEQTLTRIGPLSPRRPAYQPCSLSPRHPAAPPSSPGVQPRLPLSPRKRTGDDNGCNLSAGLLGSPPKQSRPCLASPRTLRFDENSPVPARRQLVPSSPAGSPARQNPEKKQPVAVLFAEKSRFQCVKQALHTAVPERLLSREAERTSIRSFLEEKVLQRLPGSLYISGAPGTGKTACLNCVLQEMKAELSSVQTVVVNCMSLRSSHAIFPLLADKLRAPGGQTGLQRFLVAPGPAVLLVLDEMDQLDSKAQDVLYTIFEWPYLPKSRLCLIGIANALDLTDRILPRLQARPHCRPLLLNFPPYSRQELAAIVQDRLAQASAEGIMDASAVQFCARKVSAVSGDARKALDICRRAVEVVESDERKKGSEEKPEAKASRVGLPQVARVLSEVYGDRMASQSGGSDGESFPLQQKLLVCCLLLLTRSGKSKEVVLGKLHEVYSRLCAQRQVCAVAQGECLSLCTLLESRGIFALKKAKEARLTKVFLKIEEKDVENALKDRTLLGSILAAGLPS
- the cdc6 gene encoding cell division control protein 6 homolog isoform X1, translated to MPSTRSQGRAQPTLSFPRRKSCRVSSRSKTPQLEKPPAPSPTKPELQPVEQTLTRIGPLSPRRPAYQPCSLSPRHPAAPPSSPGVQPRLPLSPRKRTGDDNGCNLSAGLLGSPPKQSRPCLASPRTLRFDENSPVPARRQLVPSSPKQPLSPAAQSSPRRQETPAGSPARQNPEKKQPVAVLFAEKSRFQCVKQALHTAVPERLLSREAERTSIRSFLEEKVLQRLPGSLYISGAPGTGKTACLNCVLQEMKAELSSVQTVVVNCMSLRSSHAIFPLLADKLRAPGGQTGLQRFLVAPGPAVLLVLDEMDQLDSKAQDVLYTIFEWPYLPKSRLCLIGIANALDLTDRILPRLQARPHCRPLLLNFPPYSRQELAAIVQDRLAQASAEGIMDASAVQFCARKVSAVSGDARKALDICRRAVEVVESDERKKGSEEKPEAKASRVGLPQVARVLSEVYGDRMASQSGGSDGESFPLQQKLLVCCLLLLTRSGKSKEVVLGKLHEVYSRLCAQRQVCAVAQGECLSLCTLLESRGIFALKKAKEARLTKVFLKIEEKDVENALKDRTLLGSILAAGLPS